TGGTTGGATGGATTGGCTCCAACTATGCTGATCAACTCACAATCCTTAACAGTTACAACTGCATTGTGACgtgaataattttttataccCCTTCTCCATAGATatgatttttatattttaacacacacatacatatatatatatacgcTTTCTTTAATAAGGAATAGTCACTTTAAatgtttataaatttagatataataataacttagaaaactataaaaaaaattttgttattcttttttactattttgggaaaattctttttatttttttttgtattatttttgaatataatatagaataaaattacaatgcaaatataaatattgtaaaaggaatataaatctaaagagaaaaaaaatgataatagtaCAAAAATATACCACATGTGCTCTTATCTGATTTGTTACAAGCATGTTGGTTTCAAATTATGTAATGCAGGGATTGGAATATCActaatatttaaagttgGGAATTCTTTTAATGCTTCTTGTAATACAGAATATTTCAAAGCAGTACCAGAAGTTAATCTTGTCAATTGTCTTGAATCACGACAGAAAGCTGAATAACGCTTAACaatcttcaaatataaaatcaTTCTTTCATTATGAGATGAAGGGAATGTTGTTTGATGAGTGGTAGTAGTTACTAACTTCTTATCCTTAGATTCGTCGTTACCAATATCATCAAAAGCACCAGAGGCATTAGCAGCTGCAAAGGCAGGATGAGAAAAATCTAATTCGTCATTAGATACAGATGATGCACTAGTGGTTCTACTGAATAACACAGATCCATCTGTAGAACTAATTGGAGAACTAGTAGGTGATGGAGAATTACGAGTTGGACTCATACTATTCTTATTGTCCTTATCTCTGTTGAATTGGGTCCAAGTAACTGTAGCATCTCTTAAGGCAGCCCAGTCAGCATTGGCAATGAAACGTTGACCAATTTCATCTGATTTAGTTATTAAATCAACCCATCTTTGTAAAATTTCACCATTAGAGGCATCATCCACCGATCCCATggattttaataaaattctatAAGCAACAATAGTCTTTggaatattaaataattcataaCCTTCATCAATAAAATCGATAATAGCACGATCTCTCCAAATAGTACATTTGGCCaagataatattgaaaaatggttCATCAATTGGTTTAATAGTATTATAGGTCTGAATCATTGTTTGTAAAGCATGAAAACCTTGTActttatcatttgaataattttcaaaaaatacgTCAAAGAAAGtatcatttaatgaagaagaaataccATGGTTAACATCTCTACCATAATGAACCGAAGATTTATACCAGATTTCATAAACATGATGGAAGTTGTGAGTATTATTCCAAATGTTTTTTAAGAAAGATTTAACATAAGAAACTTGTAAATCAATCTTATATGGCATTTCATCATTCAAAGCTTTATCAAAGAAAGTTTGAGCCAcatttaaatctttacATTCACcaataaatgataaatgagtttcaattaaataaccATATTTCATTTCAGTAGATTCTTCacataatttttgaaataattttaaagccATATCATTTTGACCTGCTGATAGAGAAGCTCTTATCATACCAACAGATAGATTAGGATGGAAATAATTAATCATAGAAGAAGATTTTTCATATAAAGTTTGAATTTCTGGATATGAAACACCATTATCATATAAGATTGGTAGGATAACACCAACAACTCTTGgatttaagaaaatattagtaGTGTATTTATTGGTATCATTTATAGcatttttccaaatatcAACAGCTTCTTggaataataacaattctTTGAAAGCAGTTATTAAATGCATAGCACCATACTCATTTAATTGAACCTTAGCATTTAAAACATCTTTTGAGATTTCTCTTAAAGATTTACACAAGTAATTGGTCATTTCTTTATGGAAAGATTGAGAATCATAATCAGGTTTCTTATTCATTCTAGTTAATTGATTTCTATTGGCTCTTAGTCCATTATGTAACAAATGAACCAATTTAGAAACACGATCAGAATTTAATTCTGGAGTATTAATCAAATCATGATATAATCCCATTGCTCTACCAATTGAATCCCAAAATAGTGGGTtggaattagaattaggATGCTCGGATCTATGTCTAATATTCTTTCTTCTTGGAGTCTGAGACATGTATAATGTTTGAGAAACACAATCTTCAAAAGCACAGACTTTTTGGAACCAAGGAGAATCTGGGCCCACAGTATTATGATTTTGAGACTGTTGAATGTTGTTATTATGATTGTTTCTATTTTGATGTTGATTAtggttattattgttatatttattattttgatgatTTCTATTTTGATGATTAgtattatgattattaaaattctttgaattagaatttttcatcGTATCAGAAGGtatattcttattatcCTTAGCCAATGATTGTTGTTGgttatttgaattgtaagaattcaaattagTCATCGAATTCTGAGATGAACTAGATAATGATATAGGATTAAAGGCATTATGAGGATTATTTGGATCTGGTTGGAATTGATTCAAATCCATCATACTGGAAGAATTTCGAAAATTCATCTGACTTAAAGAATGTTGCAAAGAATAATCTTGAGATGAAATAGAAAGTGGAGTGGTGGATGGAGTAATTGAATTAGCTAAATTTGGAGAAGAAGCAACGTGCAAATTATAGTTTGGATTATTTGACAACTTATGAATTGTTTGGGGATTCATTTGAATGTTACTATTTTGTTGttgaatgaaattattgttCAAATGTTCCTTTGGAATAGAGGATGCTGGAGTAAAATTATACATGATTATGAGTAAAttgatgaatatatttttttttattttaaaaaagaaaataatatttttatgatCTATATTATGGTTAAAATgtgaaacaaaaaaaatgcaggaataatattatcagtgaaatatattggaacttacaaaaatattaatgaagaatgaatgattagtattttttttttgacaAGAAAGTTTGgtggtaataatattgaattttcaatGGTAAAgtctattaataaaaaatgaatgaaaatgaaataaaaaacagtGATGGAATCTAgtctaataaaaaaaaaattagtttattattggtaaaCTAAAGAGTATCAGTGAAGTTGTAGTccttgaatatttaatttaatatttttggcTGATAAATTAAACACGAAGGGCAATGCAAAATTTCACAAAATACAGTCAAACTTGTcgatatattatttgttgaattcaataaaaagAAGCAAACGAAGAAGATTAAAGTAatgaagaatattaaaaaaaaagctttATTATCTAAAGAAACTAATTAATCTGGTTGATATAATGGGAATAAAAAGAGCagagaaaaataaactattaataaaaatagcaCGTATTTATTAAGGCTTCTTGACTTGTCGTTAGCGTTGGAGTTTAGCTTGTCGATGGACGTAGCTAATTAAGTTCCATCGAATTGATGAGAATAAAAGAATgggtaaataaataattagaaGTTTAatcaatgaatttttatgaaag
This genomic stretch from Henningerozyma blattae CBS 6284 chromosome 1, complete genome harbors:
- the TBLA0A01780 gene encoding uncharacterized protein (similar to Saccharomyces cerevisiae YBR238C and RMD9 (YGL107C); ancestral locus Anc_6.150); protein product: MYNFTPASSIPKEHLNNNFIQQQNSNIQMNPQTIHKLSNNPNYNLHVASSPNLANSITPSTTPLSISSQDYSLQHSLSQMNFRNSSSMMDLNQFQPDPNNPHNAFNPISLSSSSQNSMTNLNSYNSNNQQQSLAKDNKNIPSDTMKNSNSKNFNNHNTNHQNRNHQNNKYNNNNHNQHQNRNNHNNNIQQSQNHNTVGPDSPWFQKVCAFEDCVSQTLYMSQTPRRKNIRHRSEHPNSNSNPLFWDSIGRAMGLYHDLINTPELNSDRVSKLVHLLHNGLRANRNQLTRMNKKPDYDSQSFHKEMTNYLCKSLREISKDVLNAKVQLNEYGAMHLITAFKELLLFQEAVDIWKNAINDTNKYTTNIFLNPRVVGVILPILYDNGVSYPEIQTLYEKSSSMINYFHPNLSVGMIRASLSAGQNDMALKLFQKLCEESTEMKYGYLIETHLSFIGECKDLNVAQTFFDKALNDEMPYKIDLQVSYVKSFLKNIWNNTHNFHHVYEIWYKSSVHYGRDVNHGISSSLNDTFFDVFFENYSNDKVQGFHALQTMIQTYNTIKPIDEPFFNIILAKCTIWRDRAIIDFIDEGYELFNIPKTIVAYRILLKSMGSVDDASNGEILQRWVDLITKSDEIGQRFIANADWAALRDATVTWTQFNRDKDNKNSMSPTRNSPSPTSSPISSTDGSVLFSRTTSASSVSNDELDFSHPAFAAANASGAFDDIGNDESKDKKLVTTTTHQTTFPSSHNERMILYLKIVKRYSAFCRDSRQLTRLTSGTALKYSVLQEALKEFPTLNISDIPIPALHNLKPTCL